The Molothrus ater isolate BHLD 08-10-18 breed brown headed cowbird chromosome 9, BPBGC_Mater_1.1, whole genome shotgun sequence genome includes a region encoding these proteins:
- the TMEM205 gene encoding transmembrane protein 205, with product MKGPVPIQHAMASDTEPSNAIKLLHLLVLSTSWGMQVWVTFVAGFVMSRRLPRHTFGSIQRELFPYYFHISSTCAFLNLTLFAMSHPSEQLGQEHKTQIIIFLVCIAASVLNTQCFGRVASDLVAELQQVENSHGLGQELGQELGLAASESRRQLRASNPRYRRLARSFALHHTLSSLCNLLCILCNGLSLQHLAGQLSAL from the exons ATGAAGGGACCTGTCCCCATCCAGCACGCCATGGCAAGTGACACGGAGCCCTCCAACGCCATCAAACTGCTGCACCTGCTTGTCCTCTCCACCTCCTGGGGAATGCAGGTCTGGGTGACCTTCGTGGCCG GCTTTGTGATGAGCAGGCGCCTCCCTCGCCACACCTTCGGCTCCATCCAGCGTGAGCTCTTCCCCTACTACTTCCACATCAGCTCCACCTGTGCCTTCCTCAACCTGACCCTGTTTGCCATGTCCCACCCCAGCGAGCAGCTCGGCCAGGAGCACAAGACCCAG ATCATCATCTTCCTCGTGTGCATCGCCGCCTCTGTGCTGAACACGCAGTGCTTCGGGCGGGTGGCCTCCGACCtggtggctgagctgcagcaggtggaGAACAGCCacgggctggggcaggagctggggcaggagctggggctggcagccagcgAGTCCCGCAGGCAGCTCCGTGCCTCCAACCCCAGGTACAGGCGGCTGGCGCGGAGCTTCGCCCTCCACCACACTCTGTCCTCGCTCTGCAACCTCCTGTGCATCCTGTGCAAcgggctgagcctgcagcacctggctggccagctctctgccctctga
- the TTC4 gene encoding tetratricopeptide repeat protein 4, whose amino-acid sequence MAEAEQDGVSGAPAAPPRYRGALHPDTWEQELEAIPMFMKRCPAEIDAARQPELACLQSLLFDEERSPAELASMYKNEGNEYFKEKDYGRALAAYSEGLRRRCGDAELDAVLLTNRAAAQFHLGNYRSALNDAIQAKKLKPTHLKAIIRGALCHMELKNFVEAIAWCEEGLQIDSKEKKLVEMRHKADKLKRTQDRDARKAKVMESKEQRQKEILLAAIKERNIKLVLEPSDEEEEVSDGLAEISLDGFHSGSAMGAKVHLDADGSLIWPVLFLYPEHEQTDFTVAFHESSRFIDHLMVMFAELPPWDLEKKYLPNNLELYFEDEEREEMYEVNPEHTLLQVLQHERYFVKAGTPTVLVFAKRSPFSKKYFSGKKVHRL is encoded by the exons ATGGCGGAGGCCGAGCAGGACGGCGTGTCCGGAGCCCCGGCGGCGCCGCCGCGGTACCGGGGAGCGCTGCACCCCGACACGTGGGAGCAG GAGCTGGAGGCCATCCCCATGTTCATGAAGCGCTGCCCGGCCGAGATCGACGCGGCGCGGCAGCCCGAGCTCGCCTGCCTGCAGTCGCTGCTGTTCGACGAGGAGCGGAGCCCCGCAG AGCTGGCCAGCATGTACAAGAACGAAGGGAATGAGTACTTCAAGGAGAAGGACTACGGGAGAGCTCTGGCCGCGTACTCGGAGGGGCTGCGGAGGCGCTGCGGGGACGCGGAGCTGGACGCGGTGCTGCTCACCAACCGGGCGGCCGCACAGTTCCACCTGG GGAACTACCGTTCTGCTCTAAATGATGCCATCCAAGCCAAAAAGCTGAAGCCCACCCATCTCAAAGCCATCATAAGAG GAGCTCTCTGTCACATGGAGCTAAAGAATTTCGTGGAAGCAATAGCATGGTGTGAGGAGGGCTTGCAAATAGactcaaaagagaaaaagctcgTGGAAATGAGACATAAAGCTGACAAATTAAAG CGAACtcaggacagggatgccaggaAAGCAAAGGTGATGGAGAGCAAGGAGCAGCGTCAGAAGGAAATTTTACTTGCAGCAATAAAG gAAAGAAACATCAAGCTGGTTCTTGAGCCCTCAGATGAAGAAGAGGAAGTGTCAGATGGCCTGGCTGAGATATCCTTGGATGGGTTCCActctggcagtgccatgggggCCAAGGTGCACTTGGATGCTGATGGCAGCTTGATCTGGCCTGTCCTCTTCCTGTACCCTGAGCACGAGCAGACAGATTTCACTGTGGCTTTCCATGAGAGCTCCAG GTTTATTGATCATTTAATGGTGATGTTTGCTGAGTTACCTCCTTGggatttagaaaaaaagtacCTTCCCAACAATCTTGAG ctctattttgaagatgaagaaagagaagaaatgtaTGAGGTGAACCCAGAACACACATTGCTACAAGTGCTGCAGCATGAAAG GTATTTTGTAAAGGCCGGGACTCCGACAGTTTTGGTGTTTGCCAAGCGTTCTCCTTTCTCTAAGAAATACTTCTCTGGCAAGAAAGTGCATCGACTGTAA
- the PARS2 gene encoding LOW QUALITY PROTEIN: probable proline--tRNA ligase, mitochondrial (The sequence of the model RefSeq protein was modified relative to this genomic sequence to represent the inferred CDS: deleted 1 base in 1 codon), with translation MEALLRSCRVPALGARHGGARARHSGGTAGRARRLLLSQLFQPLALPAGGQAGSEGRPGEPSCRSQRLMLQAGLIHPTSPGCYCYLPPTVRAMEKLIKLMDQEMQAVGGQKLNLPSLCSAELWRASGRWDQMGPELFRLLDRHKHGYCLGPTHEELVTALVASQSGLSYKQLPLRLYQVTRKFRDEPKPRFGLLRSREFYMKDMYTFDSSEQAARHTYEQVCAAYCSLFTRLGLPFVKVRAATGSIGGSTSHEFQLPADIGEDRLLLCPQGHFAANVETLNGEQTSCPECGEKLSETKGIEVGHTFYLGTKYSSVANAVFSSAENKPQLAEMGCYGLGVTRILAASIEVLSTEDSIRWPSLIAPYQLCFIPPKRGSREEEEGAALLEQVYDELAQALPQLAGDAVLDDRSQLTIGKRLKDAQRLGYPYVVVAGKRVCEDPPVFEVWDQNAGEVLFLTKEGVIELLSKVQVP, from the exons ATGGAGGCCTTGCTGAGGAGCTGCCGAGTCCCGGCGCTGGGTGCCCGTCACGGCGGGGCCAGGGCCCGGCACAGCGGCGGCACC GCGGGCAGGGCCCGGCGCCTGCTGCTCTCGCAGCTCTTCCAGCCGCTGGCGCTGCCCGCGGGCGGCCAGGCGGGCTCCGAGGGCCGGCCCGGGGAGCCCAGCTGCCGCAGCCAGCGGCtgatgctgcaggcagggctcatCCACCCGACCAGCCCCGGCTGCTACTGCTACCTGCCGCCCACCGTGCGCGCCATGGAGAAGCTGATCAAGCTGATGGACCAGGAGATGCAGGCCGTGGGCGGGCAGAAGCTGaacctgcccagcctgtgctcagcGGAGCTGTGGCGCGCCAGCGGCCGCTGGGACCAGATGGGGCCGGAGCTGTTCCGGCTGCTGGATCGGCACAAGCACGGCTACTGCCTGGGCCCCACGCACGAGGAGCTGGTGACGGCGCTGGTGGCCTCGCAGAGCGGCCTGTCCTACAAGCAGCTCCCGCTGCGCCTCTACCAGGTCACCAGGAAGTTCCGTGACGAGCCCAAGCCCCGCTTCGGTCTGCTGCGCAGCCGGGAGTTCTACATGAAGGACATGTACACCTTCGACAGCTCCGAGCAGGCGGCCCGGCACACCTACGAGCAGGTGTGCGCCGCCTACTGCAGCCTCTTCACCCGCCTGGGGCTGCCCTTCGTCAAGGTGCGGGCAGCCACGGGCAGCATCGGCGGCAGCACGTCCCACGAGTTCCAGCTGCCGGCGGACATCGGCGaggacaggctgctgctgtgccctcagGGACACTTCGCGGCCAACGTGGAGACGCTAAACGGGGAGCAAACCTCGTGCCCCGAGTGCGGGGAGAAGCTCAGCGAGACCAAAGGCATCGAGGTGGGGCACACGTTTTACCTGGGCACCAAGTACTCCTCGGTCGCCAACGCCGTGTTCTCCTCGGCCGAGAACAAGCCACAGCTGGCGGAAATGGGCTGCTATGGCCTGGGCGTCACCCGCATCCTGGCAGCCTCCATCGAGGTGCTCTCCACCGAGGACAGCATCCGCTGGCCCAGCCTCATCGCACCCTACCAGCTCTGCTTCATCCCCCCcaagaggggcagcagggaggaggaggagggagcggcgctgctggagcaggtgtACGATGAGCTGGCCCAGGCGCTGCCCCAGCTCGCCGGTGACGCAGTGCTGGACGACCGGAGCCAGCTGACCATCGGCAAGAGGCTGAAGGATGCCCAGAGGCTGGGCTACCCCTACGTGGTGGTGGCTGGGAAGAGGGTCTGCGAGGACCCCCCGGTCTTTGAGGTTTGGGATCAGAATGCCGGCGAGGTTTTGTTCCTTACCAAAGAAGGAGTCATAGAGCTGCTGAGTAAAGTGCAAGTCCCTTAA